Sequence from the Halomonas sp. I5-271120 genome:
GCGACGTTCAGGAAAGCCTGCAACAGGTTCTCCGCTGACGGGGCTGCCGGGCGTGACTCGATTTCCGCCCGGCGTCCTCGCTTCAGCATACCTTCAAAGCCCTGGCATCGACTCAGGGCTTTTTCCGTTCTGCGCTTGCCTCACACTGGCTTCCAAAAGGGCGCCAGAGGGCGTGTCACGATGGGGGCTATAAAAGCGTGTGAAGTTGCACTCATACCGGCACTGCATCTGTTGTAGTACGACCCTATTAGAGCGAATTATGGAACATCAATCCCCGGATTTGGGTTCCGAAATCCGCGTCACTTGTCATTCTGTTCGGGCAGGCAACAGCCATAACACCCATCAAAACGAGACAGTATCCATGACAGCCATCGCCCACACAGAAGCACTCTCTACTCACCCCATTTCCCTGCCGAATCGGCATCTCATCGAGGGCAACCTTGCCGTCGAGGCACTGCTGGAATCAGCCGGGTCCCTTGCTGAGGTATGCCAGGCCCTGAACGTCGCCTATCGTCGCGGCGAGCCCATGGTCAGCGATGAGGTCTATGATCAGGTCTTCATCAAAGCGCTGGCGCAGCAGGAACCCGAGCATCCGTTTCTAACCGCTGTCGAGCCGGAAGCCCTGCCGCTCAACCTGCCCACGGTGAAACATGAGAGGCCGCTTCTCTCGACCGCCAAGGCCTACGATCAACAAGCCGTAGACCGCTACCTTCAGCAGGTGGCCCGTGCTGCCGGCGAGCAAGGGATCGCGCCAGAGAGCCTGACATTCCGTCTGACGGCAAAGCTGGACGGGATTGCCGGGCACGACAGCGGCAAGCGCCTCGTCACCCGTGGCGATGGCCTGCAGGGGCAGGACATCACGCGGATCATCGACCTTGGCGTGGTCATGCAGGGTGGGCGCGGCTTGGGGCGCGGCGAGATCGTCTGCGAGGCCGACTTCTTCCACCAGTACCTGGGCAAGGGCACCGAGCATGATCAAGAGCATGCCCGCAACATGGTGGCAGGCTTTGTCAGTGCCGATAGCGTCAAGCCGCATCATCAGCTGGCGCTGAAGGCCGGTGCCGTGCGGTTCGTGCCCTTTGCAGACCTGCCGGAGACCATGGTCACGGCAGATCAACTCAGCAACGACTGGGAAAGCCTCTACGATCGCGTGATTGAAGGCATTCCCTACGAAACTGACGGCGTCGTGGTCGAGGTTGCCCACGAGGAGCTGCGCCAGGCCATGGGAGCGACGAGCCACCATGAGCGCGGCGTGCTGGCCATCAAAAGGCAGGGGGAAACCGCAGTCTCGACGGTCGAGGATATCCGGCTGACGACCGGCAGGACGGGCCGCATCATCCCCACACTCCTGATCAGCCCGGTCGTGCTGTCCGGGGCCACCGTCTCCAAGGCCACCGCGCACACGGCCAAAAACCTGCTGGCGCTGGGTTTGGGCAAGGGCGCGAAGGCACGCTTCGTGAGAAGTGGTGAAGTGATTCCCAAGATCGTGGAGGTTGTTGAAGCGGCCGACGAACCGCTGGAAGTCACTCATTGCCCGTCATGTGGCACCGAAGCGGTGGCAGAGGGCGAACACATGGCGTGCCCGAACACGGCGACCTGTGTGGCCCAGGCAGAGTCTCGCCTGCGTCACTGGTTCGACATTCTCGGCAACGTGGACCTGTTTGGTCGCGAGACGATCGCCAAGCTGGTCGATGCGGGAATTACCGAGCTGCCGGAGATCTATGCGATGGGCGAGGAGGACTTCGCTCAACTGGGCTTTGGCCCGGGTCAGTCAGCGAACCTTGTCCAGCAGCTGGAGCGCAGCCGCACCGAGCCGGTGATGGAGTGGCGTTGGCTTGCTGCCTTCGGTATCCGCCATCTGGGCCGCGGTGATTCTCGCAAGCTGCTGCGGGAAGTGCCGATCGAGGCCCTGCACTGCGTCACGGCGGAGCAGGTTGCCGCCATCGACGGATTCGGTCCCAAGACTTCTCCCGCCATCGCCTCGTCGCTGCGTGATATGTGGCCGCTCATCAGCCACATGCTCGATCTGGGCTTCACCCTGGAGTCAGACGCAGCCCCCTCTTCCGAGGGCGGTGGGAGCGCACTATTGGCCGGTCAGAACATTGTCTTCACCGGCACCATGTTGGGGGCGAAGCGCAAGGACATGGAAGCTCAGGCTCAGGCTATGGGGGCTCAGGTACAGAGCGCCGTGAATGGCAAGACCACTATCCTCGTCGCTGGTGAGAAGGCTGGCAGCAAGCTGAGGAAGGCTGAGCAGATCAATGAGAAGGGAGGCAGCGTCCGGGTGCTGGATGAGGCCGGATACAACGTATGGCTTGAGAAGGGCGCACCTACCTCATAAGGGTCGCGATCACGGCTGCGCTTCAAGATAAAGGGGCGCGGCTTCCACTCCCCATGGCGGGATCCATCCTGGAAAAACGAACGGAGAGGTGCGATATGACGATGACGACAGTCGACTTCGACAAGGCAAATAGCCACGAGACAAGAGCTCATACACCATCCAACGTGGCGCCGGCACAAGATCCCGAGTTCGAATACGTGGAAGGGGGGGAAGATCAGGGGTTGCCGACGTGCCCCCGTTGTCTGGTTCGGGATACCAGCGATAGGGGAGAGGTGGAGGACGGACAAATGATTCATCTGCGGTGTAGCAACTGCGACGTTTCCTTTGCAGTCATTGCAGAACATCAGATCACCTACTCTACGCTTCGGTTCCTGGACTAACCCTTGAGCCAATTTTGAGCGAGGCTAGGCGCCAGCCTCGTTCCGCTCCCATGCCTTTCCCTGATTTTCTTCCTCCGCAGCCTTCCCGATCGAAAGCGACTTGCTAAGTTGGTGCCGTCAACAGGAAGGAGAAAAGCAATGCCCGAGTTTTTCCGAACCATGTTAGGTCGTCGCCACTACGAAGTTACGATGCCAAAAATTGCTCAAGAGCTTGGTAGGCTGGCCGATGCACTGGAAGAATCGAATGCCATCGAACGTGAGAAGATGGCCGTCATGACACAAGGAGGAGGACTGAATGCGAACAGAGAGGAAGAGTGATCTAGGCGCCGATATCACTACGATCGCGCCGTGTGCCGGAGCGCTGGTGCAGCACGGGCAGGTCGAGGAACAGCTCTACAGAGTGGCAGCCTACATGAAGATGCTGACCGAGACCGAGATGGCCACGGATACTGGGCTGGAGGAGATCTTCGGCGCAGGCTACGAATCGTCGATGGCGTTCTGTCCGCGCAATGAAGCGACACACCTGGCGCTGAGTGGACCGCAGGCCCTGATTGTCGGGGTCGGGCAGTGTCGAGTCGTGGGGCGAGCGCCCTGGACATGCGAGCAACTGCGAGCGGCACATGCGAAGGCCGAGAGCCTGGGGCAGAGTCGGAAGGTCGTCTGACAAAGCCAGCAAACCACCCCAAAAGCCATTATTAGACAAGGATGCGATGTGTCATACCTCGAATACTTCAAGGAGGCTCAAGAGCGCACGCTGCGACTGGGGTTGAAGCTTCCAGCTTTCGCGCCAAACAATCCCTCTGGCCCGCTGCTGACTAATGAAGCCATGCATAGCTTTATTGCAGATTTGCAGCCGCTTTCCAGTAAGTGGACCTCGCAGGATTTGGTTAATCAATGCCTGCCTGTGCATCAGATTGTGGCGCCAGTTTTGCGCGGGATCATTGGTGTAGAGCCGGTGGTGACGATCGGCCATGTCCGCGATCTGAGAAATAATGACACCTACTTTTTCCGTGAGGAGGAAGACTTTCGAGCACATCTCGAAGAGGGGTGCCAGGAAAATATCCGCCAGTTTCATGTGTGGCTCACACTTCCCAGTATGGAAATCCTGGATATAACTCTGCCAGCGTCCTATGCAGAGCAGGTTGGAAAAAGACCTGATGGCAGCCTCATATTTGGACACGCAGGTGATCTAGGGAACGGCTTGGAGTATGTGCCGATGATGATCGGTACGGACTACTTCACTCAATGCAATGAGCGCCACGGTCTCTACAACGACAATCGTTGATGCTGCCCCATGCCGGCGAATGTCGATGCGGACTATATGCCGCGCCGTTCTCGGCGGGGATACGCTATCCTTCAGCAATTCACGCCAAAAGGACGCAGTGATGCGCATAGGGATCTGGCAGCACCCGAGAAATACCCGTGTCAGGCGGGCATATTTCAATGACCTGCCGTTCCTCTCCAAGGGTGAGAAAGCCTACGTGCAGCCCAATGGTGATGGTGTCCAGCTAAGCGTGGCCACGGCATACCGCGCCGATCTTGAAGGCACTCTATTGGACGTGGGGCTTCTAGCCGACGGCGACAATATCGAGGACGTGCCATTCGCCGTGTTCGAGCAGTACGCAGCCGCGCAGCCGGCAGCCCAGGGCAGGGGGGCCGCAAAGAAGCCTGGCTCGTCTCCCAGCAACCGATCCCCTGCACGCTCTCGCCCGAGCACCCGGCTGTCAGCGAGTGGAGCTGGCGCTCGGGGATATCGAGATCTAGGGGCAGAGCACTCAATACGTCATCGAGCGGAAGTGCTGCAACGACACTGGAGCGAGGACGGATTTCGAGGCCTCGGTGGTTGATGATGATCACCGCCTATTTTTCCAGAGTGAGAAGATGCGGCTCGCGGAGGATATTGTCCCCATCGTGTTGCTCGAAGGCTGCGCCCATGAGCACTCTCGGGGCATGCTCGACCAGGCGGTCGATGGCATGTTGTCCTATCTGATCACCCTGCAGAAAATGAACGTCCTGACCACCTACTCGCTCACGCATACTGCTTATATGGTCCTCAAGCTAGCGACTCACGATCGCTCTGGGTTGGGATACGAGCCGCCCTTGCGAGGCAAGAAACCTCGGCAGCAGCGTGACCAGCTCTCCTTCGTACTCGAGGGAAAAGTAAATGGCGCAGAGAGACGTTGCCGGGTGTGAGTGCCAATCTGGCCCGGCGCTTATCGGATTACTTTGGCTCTTTGGCGACCATAGTCGCGGCCTCTGACGCTGAGCTACGCAAGGTCCAGGGGATGGGGCCAAAGCGCATCGAGATGATCCGCGAAGTGCTTCATGGCGCTGCAGGAGACTGAACGAGGCTGATGACTCGATGCCGCGGAGGAGGGGCTAAGCCCCTCCGTTACCCGCGGATCACCACCGTCGAGCCAATATCCAGCCAGCGCTCAATGAGATCGATCTCGTTATTGGTCACGGCGATACACCCCTCCGTCCAGTCCCGGCGCTTGTGTATCCACTCGGGTGAGCTTCCGAGGCCGTGGATCCCGATATGACCACCGAGCCGGGTATCGGGAGGTGAGGCATCGTGCTTTTCGCGGTATGCCTGAAAGCCACGGTAGGTCCGATCGCTCAGCAGCCCCATGGCATTCGCAGCCCACGCCGCGTTTGGCGTCGGGTAGTCAAATTCCAGGAACGTCCGAAACTTGCTCTGGTGGTTGACCCTCTGGATGCGGAATCGGCCAACAGGGGTTTGCTGACTGCCTCGCATCCTCAGTCGCCGATAGCCTCCCTTGCCATAGGCGATGTAGGGGATCGCCTCAACTCGGCGCTGGCCTCGCAGCAGCACCAGATTCCGGCTTACCAGATCGATGTGCATCCAGGGATCGTTGGCTTGCACCTGTTCGGGTATGACGAAGCCTTCTACCGCATCCATGAAGGTTGCCGGGGCAGTGTTGCTGGCGCCAGTAGCCACCTGCGGCACCACCGCGATCGCTGACGCCACGACGGGCACCCTGATCAGGTCGGCAGACGCCTTGGCGACACGCCTCCATGTCACTCGTCGTTTTCTTGCTACAGGCCTCACCTGCCACCTTCCTTATGATGCTGCCGGAGAGCCCGAGATTCGGTCTCATCCAGATAGGCACGCAGTCGATTCGCCTTGATCACCAAATGCTCCAGTCGTCGATAGTGATGTTCCAAGGCCAGCGAGTAGGCCCTCAGAGGTCCTGCAGCCGTCTTGAAAAGGTCGTCTCTGCGCATCGCCCAGGGCCCTTGTTCGTGCAGGCGAGCATACGAGGACTTCATCGTGACAAGCTGGCGGCGGGTCTGTTCGAGCAAGGTGCCCAGTTTAGCCGCACGCTCCCGGGGAGAAGCAGGCAGAGACATGAAGTCCATATCGCCTGGCTGCATGAGCCCGAAAACATCCGCAAAGGCTTGCTTGGCATGACCGGCACGAGAAGAAAAGTCACGCGGGTGTTGGCTGGCTACTCGGCGCCACGTCTCACGGCTCGGCATCGAGACCAACTCCTGTGGCAGGAGTTCATTTTCCCTCGGCATAAGCCCCACCACTCCCTTGGAGATCATTCGCCAGATGCTTGATGTGTTCGATAATGGTTTCCAGCGGCGGTGGGTTGTGTGGATCCATCGCTGGCGAAGCCTCTACTACATCGCCCAACAACCCCTGCGATACCCGCTGCATGCGGTTATACGACAGCACCAGCTCCATCGCGGCGCGCTTTCTTTGAGTCAACATAACTTCTTCTTTGCCCATTATCTGTCGTTCCATTTCTAGGGGTAATCTTGTTATCGACATCCTACACTGCAGCTTGAGATCCAGAACCCAACTCAAAGCTCTCTAATTTATCGCTTAAAGAGGGCGCGACCATGATTTCTGTATTTATGCAACTGAAGTGCGCCGAGCGGTAGTCTCTGAGGAAGGGTTCCGGATTCTCCGACCGTTGCTATTTTCCTTGCATCACTAACGGGGTTGTGAAGTTTGCTCCACAAGACAATGGAAGGATAGCAAAATGGCAATTCGTAAGAACGGTGTCTATAAATCAGTGAGTAATTTCGAGATTGCAGAAGGGGAAGTGGTAGAGAAAGGAACAGTGCTATTTTGCATTAAGGGAGGGAAGCGCCCCACCATGGCGTTCTTCTCATTGAAAGATGGCAAGGTCTCGGGGTTTGATGGGTCCGCAGAGTACATTTCTTCCCTTGTGAAAGAGGCAGATAAAAAAGAAGTGCCAAAGAAACTTGCAGAGGCGGTTGGGCTAGACGCAGAAGATGCGCCAGCGATCAAAAAGGGCGCGTTCTACAAGCTCAAAGAAGATGTAACACTCGATGACGGCCATACCTTCAAGCAAGGAGCGGTCCTCCTCTGCGAGAAAGGCGGCAAGAGTCCATGGTTCCTTACCAAGGAAGCTTCTGGAGAACATGTCAAAGTCTCGTTGTTTCCTCGGGATGTGGAGCCGTCTACGCCGATCAAGGAAGTGGAGGCGCTTGCCGATCTGAAGGCCAACATCAAGACCTACCCGGCGATGTCTGAAGAAACAACCGCCTTGTCAGGCGTCCTCCGCATTGGGGCGATGCAGGTCATAGTGAAGAACTCAGGGACGGGCGGTAGCACGATCTGCCAAGGGAGCGACGAGGCCTGCCAGACGGTTGAGCGCCTGCTGGAGAAGGCTCTCAGGGATGCCGGACTCGAAATTCGCCCCGGTGAGGATCTGACAGAAAGGTATGTCGATTACTATATCTATGCCCGAGGGATCGACACCTTCCCGGGCTACGTCTCAACCTTTCGGGCAATCATGGATAGGCTCATGTCGTAATCTTTGATTTATACGGCCAAGTAGAGTCGCCGCTTTGTCAACTTGGCAAGGCGGCGTTTTTATTTGTGTGACCAAGTGTGAGATGCCACTTCCAAGAAACACTGAAACAGAGATCCGTCACTGCTTGAAAGTTTTAACATAACTGTTTTTAAGTATCTGGCGCCCCGGTAAGTAGACTTCCCGATTTAAAGATTGGCGATAAAGTGGAGTCAGTAAACATTCAGGGGGCGTTATGAGTCTAATCGATCTGCGTGAAGCGGGCTTCGTTGATACTGCTGAATCCCATGAGAGTAGCATTCCGCGTGTCAAAGAGTTTGAGCTAAAGTGGTCAGCCACCGTTAAGGCAGATAGTGCGAAGAATGCGGTTCGTCGCCTTTGGGCATCGCACTTCCATGTTAGTGACCACGATGATTTTTCAGTCTATTGCGGCCAGACCAAGAAGAAGTATCGCTATCGTGCCAACTGCCTGGCACCAGAGCTTAACAAGTCTCTCCCAGGCGGCCATGTGTATCGGGTCCACTGGAAGGCCACCGTTTTCGCCGCTAATGAAGCCGAGGCGCTCAAGGCCGCTAAGAGCCAGTTGATTAAGCACCGGCCGGATGTCTCTCCTCGGGTCAATCTTGGTGTTCATGATCCTCGTGGGAATCGACTGAAGACAGAGAAAGTTGGCATTCACGACATTCTGCAATTGGTTAGCTGAAGATAACGAGAGTTACAGGAGTAAAATGCAAGATTTCATTCCCGGCATGGTCAATCAAGATTTTCCTCAATGCCCTCACTGTGGCTGCGAGTTTCATAAAGTGGAGGAGTCGATGGTAACGGATGACACCAAGGAGTCTATGGAGTGTCGAGAATGTAACAAGACCTTTTCCTTCACGACGCACGTAACCGTTCGCTATAGCACTCATGTTGTTGAGGAGTAAGGATAGCTCTCCTTATTTCTTAGAGCGGCTGTGCAAGATCTTCTATAACATACTTTCCAGCGATTAGGATATTGATATGTCTCACTCAGTTTTAAGCGATGCGACAAAGCTCGGCTGGCGTTCTGCCCCCGGTGTGGAAATCCATGAGCTTATTGATGGAGGATGCTGGGCTGTAAGCCAAACGGGACTTTTCACTCCAATCTACCTTGGTAATGTACATGACGTTCCGGAACTTGTGCTATGCCCTCCTATGGTAGCCGTGAAGGCCGTACGCCGGGTTTGCAATATTTCCCCAGTGATAACGGAGGCGCTGGCTGATCTCGATCCCCACGATACGCAAGGGTTCACTCCTGCCCCGGGCTACTCCGTGGTGCCGGCTCCCCGTAAAGACGGGGTGCTCAGCAGAGAGTGGTTTGTTGAAGATACCCACGGGACCTATATCGCAAGTGTCAATTTCGCCAGCGCGTGGGAAGCCTGTGTCGCAGCAGTAGCGCACCATGAGGCGTCCACTCCGGAGCCACGGCGCATGATCGAGGTGGCGCAAGAGCTGATTGAGGACGTTGATTATGTCGAGCTTGCTGACTCCCCCATCGTAAACCGGGATTCAGCCAACGCCGGGCGTGAAGCGTATGTGCAGGCCTGGGTCAGGGTGTCTGATGACTTCACCATTCGATCCCGCGACCTGAAGGCCATCTGTGACTGATTGCAAGAGTGCCAAAAAACGGCGTCCTTCGAGCCATCCCGTGCGGGAGAGGTCAATTAACCTAGGGGCTCAATATCGTGCGGCGAAAAATAAGCCGCTCAGGGAGGCGAATAAGTTATGGGACTACTTGGCTAATATGGTGGCTATTACTGGTTTTTACTTTGTAGGCATTTATCAAGCGCCAGAAGCGACCAATATCGTAATCGAACTAGCAGTCTGTGCCGGAGTGTTTTTCTTCCTGCAAGCTTCAGCGTGGGTCGCTGTGAAATTACGCAAAAGGGTCCTTCCCATTCAGTCGGAAGGTCCGGGGCCGGCCTGGTAACGTGAATAGGATTTGTATATGAACGCTAAACGCTACTTTTATCTCATCGCAGCCACCCTAGGCATCCTGTTGCTGGCTTTCGCCTATCAGGGCGTGGTCCGAGCCTTCAAGGCAGCGATCGTGATTGGTGCCCTCTACCTGGTGTATCGAGCATACCGGGGTTTCGCCGGCTGGAGGCGGGAGCGGCGCGAGAAGGTGGAAAGGATCGCTAATCGATAACGAGGGCTCTCAGTGAAAACCATTCCCGCTCTCGTGCGGCTAGTCGGGGCCTCGATAGGTATTGGCATCTGCATCGCTACCGTCGTTTCGGCCCCCCTGGCACTATGGCTGATCGGCTGGAAGGTCGTGTACCAGTGGTTCGACGGGATGTTCCCGGTCATCCCCAACGTGCACATCTTCGGGACCTTTGCAGGAT
This genomic interval carries:
- a CDS encoding BRCT domain-containing protein, which translates into the protein MEHQSPDLGSEIRVTCHSVRAGNSHNTHQNETVSMTAIAHTEALSTHPISLPNRHLIEGNLAVEALLESAGSLAEVCQALNVAYRRGEPMVSDEVYDQVFIKALAQQEPEHPFLTAVEPEALPLNLPTVKHERPLLSTAKAYDQQAVDRYLQQVARAAGEQGIAPESLTFRLTAKLDGIAGHDSGKRLVTRGDGLQGQDITRIIDLGVVMQGGRGLGRGEIVCEADFFHQYLGKGTEHDQEHARNMVAGFVSADSVKPHHQLALKAGAVRFVPFADLPETMVTADQLSNDWESLYDRVIEGIPYETDGVVVEVAHEELRQAMGATSHHERGVLAIKRQGETAVSTVEDIRLTTGRTGRIIPTLLISPVVLSGATVSKATAHTAKNLLALGLGKGAKARFVRSGEVIPKIVEVVEAADEPLEVTHCPSCGTEAVAEGEHMACPNTATCVAQAESRLRHWFDILGNVDLFGRETIAKLVDAGITELPEIYAMGEEDFAQLGFGPGQSANLVQQLERSRTEPVMEWRWLAAFGIRHLGRGDSRKLLREVPIEALHCVTAEQVAAIDGFGPKTSPAIASSLRDMWPLISHMLDLGFTLESDAAPSSEGGGSALLAGQNIVFTGTMLGAKRKDMEAQAQAMGAQVQSAVNGKTTILVAGEKAGSKLRKAEQINEKGGSVRVLDEAGYNVWLEKGAPTS
- a CDS encoding helix-hairpin-helix domain-containing protein, coding for MSANLARRLSDYFGSLATIVAASDAELRKVQGMGPKRIEMIREVLHGAAGD
- a CDS encoding L,D-transpeptidase, coding for MASAIAVVPQVATGASNTAPATFMDAVEGFVIPEQVQANDPWMHIDLVSRNLVLLRGQRRVEAIPYIAYGKGGYRRLRMRGSQQTPVGRFRIQRVNHQSKFRTFLEFDYPTPNAAWAANAMGLLSDRTYRGFQAYREKHDASPPDTRLGGHIGIHGLGSSPEWIHKRRDWTEGCIAVTNNEIDLIERWLDIGSTVVIRG